AGCTGCGCTATGCGGCGGCCGATGCCGCGGCCACCGCCGCCGCGGACGAACGCGATCGGCAGTTGGCGCGGCTCGATCTGCGCGCCCGGCCGGTGCTCGCGCAGGTTGCCGCCGCCCACGACTTCTCCACCGCAGAGGTCTCGGCCGCACGGCTGGTCGAGGCTGCTTTGCGCGACGGCATCCGGGCACCGTCCTGGGCGTCGCCGCGAGTCCGCGAGGCGGTGTGGCGGGCGCGTGAGCGTGGGGTTTCCGTGATCCTGCTCGACGACGGCATCGGGGTCCGGGCCGACGATGTCCAGACGCGCCTCGACGGCGTCCTCGTGGACGAACTCGAGAGTCGCGACGCGCGCCGCGTCACTGCCCGGGTCATGCCGCCCGGCCGTCCGACGCGCGCGACGATCGTCGTCAACACCGCAGGCGGAACCCGGTACCACGAATGTTCGGCCGACGGGGCGATCACGGACCGGCTCACCGCACCCGCGCCGGGTACCTGACGACGGTCAGCGCAGGGCGGTGTCCAGCCAGTGCAGGACATCGGGCGTGACCGGATGAGTGGCGTCGGCGTACCCGGGATTCTTGCGGAGGAACGCGGCGACCATCGGACACACCCCGACGATGGCCCGACCCTGTGCCCGGGTGTCGTCGAGGGCCTCGCGGATCAGGATGGTGCCGAGACCACGCCCGCCGAACTCCTCGGCGACCTCGGTGTGGAAGAACACTCGCTCGGCGCCGCTCTCGACGTCGCGGTCGCGATAGGCGGTGAACCCGGCCACCACCGTGCGGGCGGACTCGGTGTCCGGGACCGATATCTCGTAGCGGTGTTCGGCACTGTTGTCGGCGACGGAGGTCTGCGCCCCGGTCTTGTCGGTGACCATGATCCGAGCGTACGTGTGTGCGGCCCCCGCCTCAGCGGTCGTGGTGGTTCAGCGGTCGGTCGCCGCGCGTCGGTATCCGCGGAGGGCGGGCAGTGTGAACACAGCGAGCAGCAACGCCGCCCAGATGATCACCTTGATCAGGTTCTCGGTGATCGGTCCGCCGGATGCGAGTGACCGCATGACCTCGATGGCCGGCGTCATCGGCTGATTCGCGACGATCGGCTGCAGCCATCCGGGGTAGGCCTCGAGGGGACTGAACCCTGAATTGAAGAACATCATCACGCTCGCGCCGAGTGAGATCAGTGGCACGATCGGCGCCGTCGGCTTCGTGTTCACGGCCAGCGCGAGGACCATCATGGAGAACGCCATTCCGTAGAGCAACGCGACCCCGACGATGCCCGCCGCCGCCCAGGCGCCCTGGGTGAACCGGAATCCGATGAACACCCCCGCGATCAGCAGCACCACCGTGGCGACCAGGATGCGGACGAGTTCGGCGATGATCCGGGCACTCAGGTCGGCCGCCCGGTTGATGGGCAGGACGTACAGACGCCCGAGCAGGCCGGTGGCACGTTCCCGGTTGAGGCGTACCGCGGCCGCCATCGAACCGAACATGGCGCCGACCAGGATCACCAGTGGCACCGTCCCGTACGCGCTGTTCTGTCCGGTCGTGTCGGCGACGACCTCACCGAGCACCACCTTGAACATCACCATGGCCAGGGCCGGGAACAACAGGCTCTGCGTCAGCGTCGAGTAGTCCCGTAGCCAGACCGTCAACTGCCGGCCGGACAGGATCAGCGTCTGCGCCGTCCATGCCCCGACGGTGTGCTCCGGCGGCGAGTCGGCCGTCGGCATGTCGTCGGCTGCTGTCACGGTGAGTGTCGGCTGTGCTGTCGTCGCTGCTGTCGTCGCCGATGTCCTCGTCATGCGTGCGACCTCCGTTCCGCCCAGAAGAGCAGGGCGGCGGCCAACGCGGCGAGGCCCACACACCAGAACACCGTCGGCGCGACGACCGGCCAGGTGGCGCTGCCGTCGTTGAATGCCCGCATGGCATCGGAGAACTGCGAGACCGGCTGATTGCGGGCGAACGGCGCGATCCAATCGGGAAACCTGCTCGCCGGCACGAACCCGGTGGACAACATGCCGAGCACCAGGATCGGCAGGCCGATCAGCTGGCTGGTCGACTCCGGGCTGCTCGCCAGCAACCCCAGCGCGTCGGCGATCACCGACACCAGCAGCCCGACCGAGAGCGCGACGGCGTAGAGACCGACGGTCCCGTCGACGCCACCGTGCGGCCGCCATCCGATGACCAGGCTCGCGATGGTCGCGAACGAGAGCGATATCACCAACAGGATGGCGTTGGCCGATCCGCGCGCCGCGACCGGGACCACACCGTTCATCGGCATCACCCGGAATCGGACGTTGATGCCGCGCATCCCGTCCATCGACGAGCGCATCGCGGACGACGATGCGACGAACGACACGGATTGCAGGGCGATGATCGGCATGAGGTACTGCGCATAGTCCATGCCGGGGTAGCTGTCCATCATCGAGCGCAGCGGGATGTAGAAGCAGACGGCCAGGAATGCCGGCGCGATGATCGCGAAGACGATCTCGCCGTTGCGGACGATGCCGAACACGCCCCGGGAGGTCAGTGCCCACCACTGGTGTAGCGCGTTGATCTGCGGGGGAGAGGCCTCGGCCACCGGGGGATCCACAGGAGGATCCACCGGCGGATGCGGTGCGGCGGTATCTGTTGCTCGGGTGATCAGGGGGTCGGCACTTTCGTCGTCGGGAAGCGGGGCGTCGAGGGGAGCACCTCGTCGAGGGTAGTTGCCCGGCCGGCGGCGGCCCGTTGTCGGCAGTGCACGCACAACCGACAGCACCCACGGCGCCACCGGACAGCGTTCCCACAGGTTGGACTCGTAGAGTCCATCCGTGACCAGCGCGACATCGACCCTCGGCCACCGGCCCGGACCTGCGACGATCCGGCCGGTTGATGGCCCGGCCGACGCATCGATTACGGTCTCTCGGGTTGTGTTCGGGACCGTTCGTCGGCGAATGTTGCAGCAGACGTTGTAACGAACCGGCCACGAAGAACGAAATACGTCGTGGCTTTTGGAAGTTAGTTACTGACACTAAGGGAGTTGGATCGACAGCTGATTCACACGGTCGGGGGATCGGTCGGGGGAGATCGTCGTCATCATCCGCACTGCGGATCGGCGGCGAAGCACGCACGGAACGAGAGACGTCGTCGGGTGCCACATGCGGGAGTTCATCCTGCGGTACCCACAGGCCCCCGGGCGGAACGACGCACCCCCGAACGAGAGCGAGCCGAATGGACCCGACCGAAAGCGCGGATCGTCGCGCTGTCGACGACGTGGGGTACCGGCAGCTGTCCTTGACCGCCGCACAGCGCGGCATGTGGTTCGCGGAGAATCTGTCCCCCGACTACTCGGTGATCGTCGCCCAATATCTCGACATCCGGGACGACGACCGTCCGCTCGACATCGAGCTGTTCGCCCGTGTGGTCGGCGAGGTGGCCTGGCAACTCGAGTCCACCTTCACCCGCATCATCGAGGTCGACGGCGTACCCATGCAGGTCGTCGATCCGGAGGTCGACTTCCGACTCGAGGTCCTCGACTTCCGCGACGACCCGGATCCCATCGCGCGCGCCCACCGGTGGATGCACGACGACCACCAGCGCACCATCGACCTGGCCGACGATCGTCTCGCGATCACCAGGCTGATCCGGGTGGCCGACGATCGCGCCTTCTGGTATCTGCGGGCGCATCACATCGCCATCGACGGCTACGCCGCGCTGACCTCCGTCCACGAGGTCCTCGACCGGTACAACGCGATCATCCGCGGGCAGGAGCCCGTCGACCGGCCGCGGGCCG
This sequence is a window from Gordonia insulae. Protein-coding genes within it:
- a CDS encoding GNAT family N-acetyltransferase → MVTDKTGAQTSVADNSAEHRYEISVPDTESARTVVAGFTAYRDRDVESGAERVFFHTEVAEEFGGRGLGTILIREALDDTRAQGRAIVGVCPMVAAFLRKNPGYADATHPVTPDVLHWLDTALR
- a CDS encoding ABC transporter permease, with product MPTADSPPEHTVGAWTAQTLILSGRQLTVWLRDYSTLTQSLLFPALAMVMFKVVLGEVVADTTGQNSAYGTVPLVILVGAMFGSMAAAVRLNRERATGLLGRLYVLPINRAADLSARIIAELVRILVATVVLLIAGVFIGFRFTQGAWAAAGIVGVALLYGMAFSMMVLALAVNTKPTAPIVPLISLGASVMMFFNSGFSPLEAYPGWLQPIVANQPMTPAIEVMRSLASGGPITENLIKVIIWAALLLAVFTLPALRGYRRAATDR
- a CDS encoding ABC transporter permease, with protein sequence MDPPVAEASPPQINALHQWWALTSRGVFGIVRNGEIVFAIIAPAFLAVCFYIPLRSMMDSYPGMDYAQYLMPIIALQSVSFVASSSAMRSSMDGMRGINVRFRVMPMNGVVPVAARGSANAILLVISLSFATIASLVIGWRPHGGVDGTVGLYAVALSVGLLVSVIADALGLLASSPESTSQLIGLPILVLGMLSTGFVPASRFPDWIAPFARNQPVSQFSDAMRAFNDGSATWPVVAPTVFWCVGLAALAAALLFWAERRSHA